The stretch of DNA GGTACTGACTTTGATACCATCACCGCGAAGGTCGAGCATAATGGCCTGCGTGAAGCCGACCAGTCCAAATTTGCTGGCGTTGTAGGCAGAGGCAGTCGGGAAAAAATTAGTGCCTGCCAAACTAGCGATCGTAATGATATATCCTTGCGAAGCTTTCAGGGCTGGGATGGCCGCTTTGACACTGTGGAACACCCCTGTGAGGTTGGTGTCGATGGTGGCATGCCATTGCTCGGGGGTCAGTTCTTGGATAGGGGCAAAATGGCCCAGCCCGGCATTGGCAACCAAGACATCCAACTGGCCGAAATGGGCAAGCACTTGCGCCACGGCCTGTTGCTCGGCTGCCAGGTCGCGCACGTCGGAGGTGATTCCCAGGGCTTGACCGGGGTATTTGGCATTTAACTCCGCAGCGGTGGCGGCGGCGGCCTCGGCGGTCCGACTGGTAACCGCCACTTTCATGCCTGCCTCCAGAAGGGTATTGGCAATGCCCAAGCCGATTCCCTTGCTACCGCCGGTAATCAGGGCTACTTTATTTGCTATTTCTTGCATTGGATGATAGGTTTAATTGAGTAGGTATGTAAACAATACAAAGAGGGGAAACGATTGTTCATCACCTCCCCTCTTTATTTGTAGAACGAAATATTATGAAGTTGTTGCAGGATACTCCAACAACAACTGAGTGGATGCTTATCCTCTGAGCAAAGCAGCCATCGTCTCTCCGATTTCGGCAGGCGAAGTGACCACATGCAAACCACATTCTCTCATGATCTTCATTTTGGCTTCGGCGGTATCATCTGCGCCGCCGATGATTGCGCCAGCATGGCCCATGGTACGGCCCTTAGGCGCCGTCTGTCCAGCGATAAAACCAACAACAGGCTTGGTGCCATATGCTTTTATATAACGTGCCGCATCAGCTTCCATGCTTCCGCCTATCTCTCCGATCATGATAATACCTTCTGTATCAGGATCATTCATCAATAGCTCTACAGCGTCTTTGGTCGTTGTTCCAACGATAGGGTCACCCCCAATACCAATACAAGTCGATTGGCCAAGACCTGCCTTGGTGACCTGGTCTACTGCTTCATAGGTCAAGGTACCTGAACGGGAAACAATCCCAATTTTACCAGGGTTGTGAATAAAACCGGGCATAATGCCACATTTGGCTTCACCAGGAGTGATGACACCAGGACAGTTAGGCCCTACCAGACGACAGTCATAATTATTGATATAAGCCTTCACCTTTACCATGTCTTGTACAGGAATACCTTCCGTTATACAAATAATGACTTTGATGCCAGCCGTGGCAGCTTCCATAATCGCATCAGCAGCAAAAGGTGGCGGTACAAAAATAATGGAGGTATCCGCACCTGCCTTGGAGACCGCGTCGGCTACGGTGTCAAAGACCGGCTTATCCAAATGAGTTGTTCCACCTTTACCTGGTGTTACCCCACCAACTACATTGGTTCCGTATTCAATCATTTGACTGGCGTGAAAGGTTCCCTCTTTACCCGTAAACCCTTGTACGATAATTTTTGAATCCTTATTAACAAGTACTGACATGTTTCAATCTCCTGAAGTTATTAAATGATATTATTCTTCCTCGTCTACAATAATATAGACGTCTTCATCTGATTTTTGCATAAAATAGCGTTCCCTGGCAAACTTTTCCTTATTAACCTCCAAATCCAAACGCTCTTGTTTGGCCTCCTCTGTCTTTTTGGTGTAATACATCTTATCCGCTTCCAACTTATTGACGGTCCTTTGCAAACTCCAAACCGTCATGATATCGTGTTTATCTACAAAAAACATCCAAGTAAAAAACACGACCAATACCAAAAAGTATCTATTCCTAAAGGGTTTAGGTAATTGATCAATAATAGGCTGTAAAGGATTATTTTGCATTGCCATGATCCATCTGTTTTTGGTTCGCTATTTTTAAATTCGGATCAAAAGTTAAGACAATCTGAGCATTATTCAAAATGGAAGATTGGAAGTGGGAAACTTGCGCACCCGCACTTTCCCACTTCCGACTTCCACCTTCCCATCAGCCCAACAACGCCTTGCCTGGGTATACAGCAGAATCTGCCAATTCTTCCTCAATGCGAAGTAGTTGGTTGTATTTAGCGACCCGATCCGAACGAGACAAGGAGCCCGTTTTGATTTGTCCTGTATTTAGACCAACTGCCAGGTCAGCAATCGTTACATCTTCTGTTTCGCCAGAGCGGTGGCTCATGACACTGGTATAAGCATTGCGTGTAGCCAGGCTAACAGCCTCTATCGTTTCCGTCAAGGAGCCAATTTGATTCACTTTAATCAAAATAGAATTGGCGGCCCCAGTTGAAATACCTTTCTGTAAGCGCTCTGTATTGGTTACAAATAAGTCATCGCCGACCAATTGCACCTTGTGGCCTGCTTTTTCTGTCAGATCTCTCCATGCATCCCAGTCATCTTCATCC from Saprospiraceae bacterium encodes:
- a CDS encoding SDR family oxidoreductase; the encoded protein is MQEIANKVALITGGSKGIGLGIANTLLEAGMKVAVTSRTAEAAAATAAELNAKYPGQALGITSDVRDLAAEQQAVAQVLAHFGQLDVLVANAGLGHFAPIQELTPEQWHATIDTNLTGVFHSVKAAIPALKASQGYIITIASLAGTNFFPTASAYNASKFGLVGFTQAIMLDLRGDGIKVSTIMPGSVATHFNDHTPSEKDAWKIQPEDLGQMVADLLRMHPRTLPSKVEVRPSMPPKG
- the sucD gene encoding succinate--CoA ligase subunit alpha, translated to MSVLVNKDSKIIVQGFTGKEGTFHASQMIEYGTNVVGGVTPGKGGTTHLDKPVFDTVADAVSKAGADTSIIFVPPPFAADAIMEAATAGIKVIICITEGIPVQDMVKVKAYINNYDCRLVGPNCPGVITPGEAKCGIMPGFIHNPGKIGIVSRSGTLTYEAVDQVTKAGLGQSTCIGIGGDPIVGTTTKDAVELLMNDPDTEGIIMIGEIGGSMEADAARYIKAYGTKPVVGFIAGQTAPKGRTMGHAGAIIGGADDTAEAKMKIMRECGLHVVTSPAEIGETMAALLRG
- a CDS encoding septum formation initiator family protein — translated: MAMQNNPLQPIIDQLPKPFRNRYFLVLVVFFTWMFFVDKHDIMTVWSLQRTVNKLEADKMYYTKKTEEAKQERLDLEVNKEKFARERYFMQKSDEDVYIIVDEEE